The sequence below is a genomic window from Sparus aurata chromosome 6, fSpaAur1.1, whole genome shotgun sequence.
ATTGAGCCACAAGAGGAAAGAGGTGAGGTAACGCCTCTGTCTGAGCTGGGATGAAGCTTATTACAGCTTCAAAAAGCCTGTGCAGAATTtcctcatcttcttttttttaatacactgACTTGATCTGATTTTTGACTGtcctcatttcctgtctgctcgtGTGCTGTCCCCTCCATCATCAGGACTATACTGCTCAGTGTGATCTCTCTGCTCAATGAGCCGAACACCTTCTCCCCGGCCAATGTGGACGCGTCTGTCATGTTTCGCAAATGGAGGGACAGCAAAGGCAAGGACAAGGAGTATGCAGAGATTATCAGGTAATAATCTCCGTAAGAAGTGTTTCAGTCATGTGTGGACATATGTCAACTCTATTGCCGGTCAGACCACGTCACATGCTGACTGTCTCGGCCCACAGGAAGCAGGTGATGTCAACAGCAGCGGAGGCGGAGCGCGATGGTGTCAAGGTGCCGACCACGTTGGCGGAGTACTGTGTCCAGACCAGGGTTCCCTCGCAGGACAGCAGTTCAGACCTCCTCTACGACGACCTCTACGACGAcgacatggaggaggaggacgaggaggaggacgagagtGAGATGGAGTCTGTAGGCGAAGCCGGGGGGATGAGCTCAGTCGAGGACGGCGGGACGTCCACCAGGCGTTACGACAACCAGGACGACTCTGGCAACGAAGACTCGTGATGATCTGGAGGACAACCCCTCCCTGCCaacccaccctcctcctccctccttcttttaTGTGTTTCGTTAcgattttctgtttgtgtgcgtgcgtgtgtgtttgcccaTACAGTGGGGTCAAAGGTCTACTGCCAAAAACCGTTTCATCATTTATTAAACTAATACAAACCATTGGTCAAATGATAGTCGTCAGATGCTTTTACATAGGTTTTTAGCAAAGGTTTGTTGGTACTGTTTCACTCTAAGTCAGAATttggtgtttccaccatttgccttAATTACAGCTTGCACTCTGTTAGGCGTCAGACGTTCTGGCAGAGTTTGAGAATTGAAATGAATCCAGCACAGTGTGAGAGTGTTTGTCATGTTATATTaaagttcactttttttttttaaatgtccctGATGTGGAGGTTTAGGATCCATCATCATCGACAGTGATGTAAAGGACCAGAGGTTAGGATCTAGTGGCATTTAGCCGTGAGGTCGCAGATCGCATGAAACGAAACACCCCTCGTTTGTGAAACACACTGAAGGCCCTCTCCAGAgcaagtgtttggtttgtcactTCTGGTCTACCGTAGGAACCGGGTGGTGCAACACGACGGACTCTGTAGAAGAGAACCTGCTCCCTTTGTCGATATTAAAGGGTCATTCTAAGGGAGCGAAAACACACCAATTCTTAGTACCAGGAGGTaaagcaaaaatgaaaacacaattatgaatattgtattccatttctgccagcGGATCCCTCTAAATTCTCCACATCAGGCTTTTAAATTCAGTGGTATTACTCCATGGGTCAGTGTGTGAGAAATCATGCGCAAGTTACTGACTCCAGACGAGGCACAACATCCCCGCAAATAAATACTGCCCTCATTGTGGTTAACTCTAGCTTGTTGTAATACACTGTCATGCAACCACACATTCGGGACTGTCCGGTGCTTGGCTGCAACCATGACGCTTTTTGCGAAGAACAAGTCTTTTAACGGTGAAATGTCAGCATTGTGCAGCCCGTGCTAAACCATTTAAAAAGAGGTTTGGTAACTGCGAGAGTCTGTTGGTCTTTAAATTCAAGTTTCGTCAGCTGGAGTAGGGCCGTCCTTGTTGAGTCGGCTTGCATCTTGGATGCAGACGCTGTTCAGTCTTATCAAGACGTTGGTGTTTATACCATGGTGCCATCTTTTATGTCTGTCTGGTCCCTGATTCCAACCATTTAATCATAGTCCAGTGACAGCTAGTTGGTAATTAAATGTCCAATTTGTCTAAATCCCaactatcttacaaattggaccttttaATGGACCATAATATCTCACATTGTGCAGGAGCATAAACGTGTTGATATGTGAATTATACTGCGCACGCGATGAGACAAGCATTTCAGAAAAGCTTCCCGTCACATAGACCAGTCTTTCACTTACATACAGGCATTTCCCAAAGATAAAAATGAAGTCAGTTCTAAATACTTCCATATTTGAAAACTTTCCCCAAAGTCAACAGATTGTCTTAGTTTTTGataaatgatgaaaacaagctgTCCTTGTGGTGGTCTCTTGAACCCCTCTGTAGCTGGCCAGCCTTTCGTCTGGCTAGTCCACGTCAGATTGTATGTGTTCAAAGATCGGCTCTACCCACAACGTGTCTTtacttgttgctgtttttttttttttttatttgttaatctTTCATTTAGCTGTTTGACATTCTGTTCTCCCTAACTTTTCCCTTGTAATTCCTGGGATGGCTCAGACAGTCTAATGGCTAACGGACACTTTGCTTGTTTGGCTCATTAAGCAGTCGATGAGCTGGCCAGCCTGCCCCATCACTGTCCATCCGTGTGTCCCGGAATATCTCTGTCCCTCTCGCGCCTGTCTCTTTCGACTTTGATGCAATCAACTTGAACTTGCAAAAACAGGCTCTGCCGTGGACCCACCGCGAGTAGTGGTGTCCTTCACAACTGCTCCCTCATGAATCCCTCAAAGCGACGTCATTAGGTCGGGGGGTGAACAAGGTTGAGACCTTTTCTCATGTCGCCTCCTTcgcctctctctgcctcttaaACCTCAGGGCCTCAATGGACTttcagtgagagagaaaaaccaGTCAAAGAGAAACATAACACAAAACTGCTCCTCACCTGCACCTCCTTTTTCTTACTTTCTGCATCGcccggtgtttttttttttcgagggCAGAGAGTGAACTGAAGCTCTCCAATCCCACCGCCTGCGTGTTTACACGTGACAGAGTGTTGCTGTTGATCCCGATTAGGGTCCTTTAAGTTCATCTTGGTAGGCTAGAgtcaaactgaaaaaagaaattcaaaaaacacacctgtCAGGACTTTTCTCCTCGAGGCGATGCTCACATTATGTTGCcattgatgtgaaaatgttacACTCTTGCGCCATGACTCCAACTTAAGCTTAAATGCAACTTGGTGAAAATTGGACGTTATTACTGTGCTACACCACATACAGTGTCTGTTTATGGACAGGGACGGAATCAACATGCAGCTTAGCGACACACTTGCATTTGAATGAATATGACCCTGATTGCCTGttatttgtgtgcgtgtgtttgcgtgcgtgtatgtgtgcggCATGTATTGACATTCACCATTCATCTATTGACTACAATGTCAGGGTTTTCTTGTTCCTGTCTCTGTGGAACCAGTGCAGACTTCTGTCACACAAGTGAGTTTTCCCGGATGACCTTTTCGGACTTTGCCCAGTTGAGAAAATGTTCGGTGTGTTTGCATGGCGTTCCAGTGCTGCCTGGGAGGCCCGGACTGGCTGAGGATCTGACtgattcaaaacaacaaaacgcCCTCTGAGTATTAAACTtttgaacacacagaacagccTAATGTGACTACAACTTGTGCGACGTCAAGTAAACCGCACATTGTGAGCTGTGTTTTATGGCTGTGGGTATGAACCTGTT
It includes:
- the ube2r2 gene encoding ubiquitin-conjugating enzyme E2 R2, translated to MAHQATPSSQKALMMELKSLQEQPVEGFRITLVEESDLYNWEVAIFGPPNTLYEGGYFKAHIKFPVDYPYSPPTFRFLTKMWHPNIYENGDVCISILHPPVDDPQSGELPSERWNPTQNVRTILLSVISLLNEPNTFSPANVDASVMFRKWRDSKGKDKEYAEIIRKQVMSTAAEAERDGVKVPTTLAEYCVQTRVPSQDSSSDLLYDDLYDDDMEEEDEEEDESEMESVGEAGGMSSVEDGGTSTRRYDNQDDSGNEDS